Proteins encoded together in one Bosea sp. (in: a-proteobacteria) window:
- a CDS encoding EscU/YscU/HrcU family type III secretion system export apparatus switch protein: protein MSAPQPPRIAVALEYDGQNAPRVVAKGRGELAERIVETAREHDVEIQQNAILAQALSAVELDDQIPEELYRATAQVIAFVLALRGELGRPNRNGSRP from the coding sequence ATGAGCGCCCCGCAACCGCCCCGCATCGCCGTCGCGCTCGAATATGACGGGCAGAACGCGCCGCGCGTCGTCGCCAAGGGCCGTGGCGAACTGGCCGAGCGCATCGTCGAGACCGCCCGCGAGCACGATGTCGAAATCCAGCAGAACGCCATCCTCGCCCAGGCGCTCTCGGCAGTCGAGCTCGACGACCAGATCCCGGAAGAGCTCTACCGCGCCACCGCGCAGGTGATCGCCTTCGTCCTCGCGCTGCGCGGCGAGCTCGGCCGACCGAACCGGAACGGCTCGCGGCCTTGA
- a CDS encoding GNAT family N-acetyltransferase, with translation MSTGIVVRRLGPAAYAGLGPVFTELARHALEPNPHMAPAAVSAATALVPEEEIVVLCAWFSEALDFERLVGVWAFRRERSWRGGFTGALVAPLVPLYEVSSLPVVDRDHATEAARALMRYLRASRDLPHRLILPLMPLEGPCFAALAEACRRTGSAISTYERWTRPLMIPEAGDSFEGYLRRALGSGYKKRMQQFRAVAKQGALTFRRSRGRAALEALDAFLTLEASGWKGAAGTAIACLPAHAAYIRRMAALFAADDALLIDTLLLDGRSIAMGLLVESGNRRHFLKIAYDEAQARHSPGRTLAMAMLQADFNATPPAFFDSGAGEGVDAGTYVWGERRIIANAIIRVGPGRPGAAQAAAFGRMWLRRLRDAVRARSARKARAAAGESR, from the coding sequence TTGAGCACGGGCATCGTCGTCAGGCGCCTTGGCCCCGCCGCTTATGCCGGGCTGGGGCCGGTCTTCACGGAACTCGCCCGCCACGCGCTCGAGCCCAATCCGCATATGGCGCCGGCCGCCGTCTCGGCAGCGACCGCGCTCGTGCCGGAGGAGGAGATCGTCGTCCTCTGCGCCTGGTTCAGCGAGGCGCTCGATTTCGAGCGGCTCGTCGGCGTCTGGGCCTTCCGGCGCGAGCGCAGCTGGCGCGGCGGCTTCACGGGCGCGCTCGTCGCCCCGCTCGTGCCGCTCTACGAGGTCTCCTCGCTGCCGGTCGTCGACCGCGACCACGCGACGGAAGCCGCCCGCGCGCTGATGCGCTATCTGCGCGCCTCGCGCGATCTGCCGCACCGGCTCATCCTGCCGCTCATGCCGCTGGAGGGGCCGTGCTTCGCCGCCCTTGCCGAGGCCTGCCGCCGGACCGGCAGCGCGATCTCGACCTATGAGCGCTGGACCCGCCCGCTGATGATCCCCGAGGCCGGCGACAGCTTCGAGGGCTATCTGCGCCGCGCGCTGGGCTCGGGCTACAAGAAGCGGATGCAGCAGTTCCGCGCCGTGGCCAAGCAGGGCGCCCTCACCTTCCGGCGCAGCCGCGGCCGCGCCGCGCTGGAGGCGCTCGACGCCTTCCTGACCCTCGAAGCCTCCGGCTGGAAGGGCGCCGCCGGCACAGCCATCGCCTGCCTGCCGGCGCATGCCGCCTATATCCGCCGCATGGCCGCGCTCTTCGCCGCCGACGACGCCCTGCTGATCGACACCCTGCTGCTCGACGGCAGGAGCATCGCCATGGGCCTCCTGGTCGAGAGCGGCAACCGCCGGCATTTCCTCAAGATCGCCTATGACGAGGCGCAGGCGCGCCACTCCCCCGGCCGGACCCTGGCGATGGCCATGCTCCAGGCCGATTTCAACGCGACGCCGCCGGCCTTCTTCGACAGCGGCGCCGGCGAGGGCGTCGATGCCGGCACCTATGTCTGGGGTGAGCGCCGCATCATCGCCAACGCCATCATCCGCGTCGGGCCGGGGCGTCCGGGCGCGGCGCAGGCGGCCG